The Betta splendens chromosome 2, fBetSpl5.4, whole genome shotgun sequence nucleotide sequence CACCTGTGACCTGCGACGCTGGGTGGACGGGGGCCGTCGTTCACACCACCTGTGTGGTGACCACATGCGAGGTCGCCGGGCCGTTGCCCCTGATCTTCACCTCCCGATGCATCTGGCACCAGACGCACATGTAGCACCAGAGGACCGAGCAGCAGTCGTCACAGCAGTCGCcctgatgagagagagagagagaaagagagagagagagagagagggagggagagaatcATGTAGACATTGTTTCAGGCCTCTGAATGATCAACCACTCGTCTGTTGTAGTTCTCTGTGTGCGGAAACCaggggttctgtgtgtgtgtgtgtgtgtgtgtgtgtgtgtgtgtgtgtgtgtgtgtgtgtgtgtgtgtgtgtgtggagagctGTTCAGTAAACACCACACCACAGATCTGAGGTCTGTGTCCTCACACACTGAGGTGCTGATGCGTGGCTTCCTGCATTGTGCACTGAGAGGCTCTAACTGCCTCTCTAAAGCGGGACTTCCTCCTCCGAGGAGACGAACCCGCGGCCGTGAGGCCCGAACGGCCGTGTCGCAGCCTTACTGGGATGTTGTACTGCTTCCTGATGGAGGCGCGCAGCGCGCAGCTCACGGCGCCGCACACGTCGCACATgggcaggcagcagcagaagccgtGCTTGTTGGCGGCGTCGCACTGCATGCAGGGGAAGCACCACAGGGCGCAGCAGCCTGCGGGACGAGGCACAGCGGCTCAAATCACAGCGCAGGACGTCAAGTGAATGAAGCCTGGACAGATCTACGTCACCGGGGGCTGAGCGGCCAGCGTGGTGGGGACTTACAGGTGCCCATGTCGGCAAAGCAGTCGCACAGGCCCGTGCTCCAGGCCCCGGGGccgtgggtggtggtggtgctcaCTATGACGGCGGTGGGCTGATGTTGGACGGCCATGTCTGCAAGAAAGCAGCGAGAACATGAGgacgtggaggtggaggtggagccacGCAGCACCACCGAGCGTCAGGACCGAAGCCGGTCTGTCCTGAGTCAGgcctgcaggtcagaggtcagaggtcagactcGGATTCAGGCGCACGGCACACGCGTCCTGATTGGTCAACGCCTGCGGCTCGTTTCCAGGAGCTGGAAACCAGGTGGCAGCAGGTGTGAGCCACAGTTAGCCACATGTTAGCCAGGCGGCCGTGAACCACCGGGCTGAACCGGAACCAGCGCAGGCTCCAAGCAGCTCAGCTGTAGCCACAACATGAAGCCACAGCACGAGCAGCACAGAGGCGTCACAGGCGCGCGTCGCGGAGAAGGAATGGTCCTGAATCTGAGTGACCGCGCTCCTTCCTGCGGCTCGGGAGGCACAAGGTTGCAGGTTcgagcccaccagagcaccaggtgtgtccttgagcagctCCCGGGCGCCCTGTGTGCTGTCTGCTCCCCCATGGGACAGTTTAAATGCAGAGGGCTAAGtgtaataatgacaaataaaggatGTCTTGCTTTAAAAAGGTGTTTTTTATCTGGAAAACCTTAGGTTTCACTTACTAAATCCACTCAGCTGCGTCTGTGTATGGGTGTGTTCACACCACCAGCTTTAGTAGAGAAGCACCAGGAAACCGAGGTAAAGAACCTTTACTAACGCTCCCTTTAACCTAAGGTTTCAGAAAAGTTTTTTTATAAGTCCATACGTTAtaattgtttatattttgtgGTTATTGTGACGATCACCAAATTGTGCAGTAACACAAAATTACTTTAACGCCTATGAAAGTGTGCGATAAGACCCTGTTGCTTTTTAGAACCGAGCCAAACAGAATCTCATCTGTTATTTACAGATAAACCATTTTCGTCATATTTTTCCCCAAAGTGAAAGTAACGGTGACAGCTCTGCCTCCACGGTGCCTTCATGGCCTCATCTTTCAAAACAATTACAGAAAAATGAACCGAAGTTGGAAATATGCTTAACGGTATTTTATGTTTTCTGGTGTTGTTGCCTCAGAATGGGCCAAAAACGAATCAGTGTCCAAGTAAAGCGAAGGAAAGCACGTGTTTTACCTTGTCGCTGATTCTTCCACGTCTAAGAATGTCTTCGAGGATGAAAGTGATTCGCTGCTCCAGCGCTGGTCGACGTTCCGTTACCCGTGGGTGGGTTTCTCTCAGCCCTCCCGAAGCGCCTCCCCCCCGTTTGCGCCAAACCAGTGCGCACTCACCGGTTGGCGCAAAAAGTCTGAAGAGCATCCCCTCTGACGCGCTGGGGTTTGTAAAGCAACTGAAGATGCAAACCAATAGTTTTAAATTTAGAAAGAAATCCGTTCATCTCGCAGCTGCGTCTGTAAAAGTGCAACAAGTGCCCGAAGCAGCGCGTGGCGCGCAAACTGGAGTGAGGAGTGGGAAATTATTAAGATTAATTTAGCGGCAAAATGGGGCATGATGAGAACAGTTAACGAACGTACGGTGACAAGCGTCATAGAGAGTATTATGTTATATGACAGTGATTGCAGCTGCCTCACTCGTATAGATTTCGTGACGGTGTAACGCACGTCCCGCCCACTAGGTGGCGCAACAGCCTCAGGGATGAGTTCACGCGCAGGCGGACGCCTAATCATGTAACGGACGCCGTGTTGGTGCAGCCTGCCTTTAGATATGAAGCTCGTCCGGGCGGAGATCACGCTGACGCGCACGTGTGCATGAGTTGAGATGACTAAAAAAACCGCCGTCAGGTTCTCTGAGGAGCAATGACTGCGCTTTTGACGCCCATCCGCACTCTGTTTCACATTTGCGCAAACCTGCGACAAAGCACCATTTTCGTTTTTATTGGCGAGTGAACGAGAGTAACCTGTGTTCCGTTTCTATCTCGTCACATTTAAGTCATATTTTTGCAGAGAtagacattttttaaaatgttcgCAAACTCCCAAACAATTGGGg carries:
- the LOC114843961 gene encoding placenta-specific gene 8 protein-like, whose translation is MAVQHQPTAVIVSTTTTHGPGAWSTGLCDCFADMGTCCCALWCFPCMQCDAANKHGFCCCLPMCDVCGAVSCALRASIRKQYNIPGDCCDDCCSVLWCYMCVWCQMHREVKIRGNGPATSHVVTTQVV